A window of the Penaeus monodon isolate SGIC_2016 chromosome 11, NSTDA_Pmon_1, whole genome shotgun sequence genome harbors these coding sequences:
- the LOC119578609 gene encoding putative OVARIAN TUMOR DOMAIN-containing deubiquitinating enzyme 8, with product DNSNDDNSNKKKKKKKKKKKKKKKKKKKKENKKDHHHHH from the exons gataatagtaatgatgataatagtaacaa gaagaagaagaagaagaagaagaaaaagaagaagaagaag aagaagaagaagaagaaggagaataagaaag atcatcatcatcatcat